The genomic region AGCCACCCACGAGCGGTACGTCCGCGAGTGGTGCGAACAACAGACGGTCTCCGGCATCCTCACCGTCGACGACCCGGCGAAATCGGCCGAGGACCGCCGGTACGCCCTCCCCCCGGCCCACGTCGAGATACTCACCGACCTGGAGAGCGAGCGCTTCATGGCACCGTTCGCCCAGCTGTTCGTCGGTGCCACGAGCCCGATATCGGCCGTCGTGGACGCCTTCCGGACGGGCGAGGGCGTCCCACGCGAGGCGTACGGCGACGACTACCGCGAGGGCCAGGGACGGCTGAACCGCACGGCCTACCTCGACCTGCTCGGGCGCGAGTGGATCCCCTCGATGCCCGACGTGGACGCCACCCTCCAGCTGGAGAACGCACGGGTCGCCGACGTGTGCTGTGGCCACGGGTTCGCCGGTATCGGCGTCGCCGACACGTACCCGACGGTCCACGTCGACTCCTTCGACACCGACGAGGCTGCGGTCGAGTCGGCCAGGCGTCACGTCGCCGAGTTCGGCCTGGTCGACCGGGTCGACGTCCAGCAGGAGGACGCGGCCAGTCTGCGCACCGACGACCACTACGACCTCGTCCTCGCGTTCGAGTGCATCCACGACCTCGCGGACCCGGTCGGTGCACTCACCGCGATGCGTGACCTCGCCGGCGACTACGGGACCGTCCTCGTGATGGACCGCCGGGTCGGCGACGGTTTCGGCGACGAACTGGAGTACGACTGGCTCACCTACGGCTGGAGCATGCTCCACTGTCTGCCGGTCGGGATGGCCGAACAGCCGTCGGCCGAGACCGGCGCGGTCATGCGTCCGGACACCCTGCGGCGGTACGCCGAGGAAGCCGGGTTCGACCGGGTCGAGGTGCTCCCCATCGAACACGAGCGCAACCGCTTCTACCGCCTGTACCCCTGACCTTCTCCCGATTCGTCGCTATTCGAGCCTCGCGACCAGTTCGTCGAAGCCGTCGACCGCGAGGTCCGGCTCGTCGCCGAAGGGTTCCCACGGGTTGTCCTTCCGGTTCACCCAGACACCCTGCATCCCGGCGTGTTGAGCGCCCAGTACGTCGAACCAGCCCGCGGTGACGTGGGCGATCTCGTCGATGGACGTGCCGGTGCGGGCCGCGGCGTGGCGGTACAGTTCGGCGTCGGGTTTGAACACTTCCACCTCGTGGGCGCTGACGACCCCGTCGAGCAGGTCACCGATGTTCGCGTGTTCGACCATCGAATCCAGCATCTCCGGGTTCCCGTTCGAGACGACGTAGGTGTCGTAGCCGGCGTCTCGCAGGCGTTCGATACCGTCGCGAACGTCGTCGAAGACGTCCAGTTCGTGGTACACCGCCAGTATCTCGTCGCGTTCGTCTTCGGTGACAGCCACGTCGTGGGCGTCCAGTGCGTACGTCAGGGCGTCGCGGTTCACCTCGTAGAACGGCTTGTACACGTCGACGTGGTTGCCGACGAAGGTGTATTCGAGCGACCGGGCGCGCCACAGTCTGGACACCGGTTCCGGGTCCTCGACGCGGGCGGCGAGGGCGTTCTCGGCCGCATCCACGTCCACCAGCGTGCTGTAGGAGTCGAACGTGACCGTCGACACCTGTGACCGGTCGAAGCTCATACGTCACCGATGTCGCGGTTCCAGACGGGCGTGATGGGCGCTTCGAGGCGCTCCATCTCCTCGTCGGTCAGGTCCACGTCCAGTGCGCCCACGTCCTCGTCGAGGTGGTCGACCGACTTCGGGCCGACGATGGGGGCGTCGACGAGTTCCTTGTGCAACAGCCACGCGAGGCTGACCTGTGTC from Haloarchaeobius sp. HME9146 harbors:
- a CDS encoding trans-aconitate 2-methyltransferase, whose product is MATLATDAERDAFAERLIGALAGAFDVYAIYIGDTLGLYHALAGDTPLTAADLAAETATHERYVREWCEQQTVSGILTVDDPAKSAEDRRYALPPAHVEILTDLESERFMAPFAQLFVGATSPISAVVDAFRTGEGVPREAYGDDYREGQGRLNRTAYLDLLGREWIPSMPDVDATLQLENARVADVCCGHGFAGIGVADTYPTVHVDSFDTDEAAVESARRHVAEFGLVDRVDVQQEDAASLRTDDHYDLVLAFECIHDLADPVGALTAMRDLAGDYGTVLVMDRRVGDGFGDELEYDWLTYGWSMLHCLPVGMAEQPSAETGAVMRPDTLRRYAEEAGFDRVEVLPIEHERNRFYRLYP
- a CDS encoding haloacid dehalogenase type II yields the protein MSFDRSQVSTVTFDSYSTLVDVDAAENALAARVEDPEPVSRLWRARSLEYTFVGNHVDVYKPFYEVNRDALTYALDAHDVAVTEDERDEILAVYHELDVFDDVRDGIERLRDAGYDTYVVSNGNPEMLDSMVEHANIGDLLDGVVSAHEVEVFKPDAELYRHAAARTGTSIDEIAHVTAGWFDVLGAQHAGMQGVWVNRKDNPWEPFGDEPDLAVDGFDELVARLE